Proteins from a genomic interval of Lycium ferocissimum isolate CSIRO_LF1 chromosome 2, AGI_CSIRO_Lferr_CH_V1, whole genome shotgun sequence:
- the LOC132038625 gene encoding pentatricopeptide repeat-containing protein At4g20090, producing the protein MLFYSFTTKHFTSKLIIPCSKSFSNFTIINRFFSALSNPSSDTEHEPQTNDAIPNLVSLKTEMELPIPDNFAPKPKLDSCRTEMELPKVAPIPKFDTCGTKVEEPLFDNSFKVAPKPKLGSCETEMEVPISDKLFKEAPKLGSFKLGDSTFYSLIEKYASSGDFRSLEMVFDRMKCEQRVFIEKSFILVFRAYGKACLPEKAVELFERMVDEFQCKRTVKSFNSVLNVIVQTGLYRRALDFYADVVNNRNIKPNVLSFNLVIKTFCKLRMVDRAIELFREMPTWKCEPDVYTYCTLMDGLCKDDRIDEAVILFDEMQIEGCFPIPLTFNVLIHGLCRKGDLARAAKLVDNMFLKGCVPNEVTYNTLIHGLCLKGKLEKAVSLLDRMVSNKYVPTDVTYGTIINGFVKQGRATDGVQILLAMQEKGRIANEYVYSALLSGLFKEGKPEEALKIWREMIEKGVKPNTVAYSALIDGLCREGRPDEAKEILSEMIKMGCNPNAYTYCSMMKGYFKAGDSNKAVFLWKEMATSGITCNEICYSVLIHGLCQDGKLKEAMMGWKHMLGKGFVPDAVAYSSVIHGLCNAGSVDQGLKLFNEMLYRGSGSQPDVIAFNIVLSALCKVDRVSLAIDLLNTMLDRGCDPDSITCNIFLKTLNEKANPSQDAEDFLDKLVWQLYRRQRILGASRIIEVMLQKFLYPKSSTWEMIIRELCKPKKVQGAINKCWSDLFI; encoded by the coding sequence ATGCTCTTTTACAGCTTCACTACCAAACACTTCACTTCAAAGCTAATAATCCCATGTAGTAAGTCTTTCTCTAACTTCACCATTATTAACCGTTTCTTCTCAGCTCTTTCTAACCCTTCTTCTGATACTGAACATGAACCTCAAACAAATGATGCAATTCCCAACTTGGTTTCTTTAAAAACTGAAATGGAACTACCCATTCCTGATaattttgcaccaaaacccAAATTGGATTCTTGTAGAACTGAAATGGAACTACCCAAAGTTGCCCCAATACCCAAGTTTGATACTTGTGGAACTAAAGTAGAAGAACCCCTTTTTGATAATTCATTTAAAGTTGCCCCAAAACCCAAGTTGGGTTCTTGTGAAACTGAAATGGAAGTACCAATTTCAGATAAGTTATTTAAAGAGGCTCCAAAGTTGGGTTCTTTTAAATTGGGTGATTCTACATTTTATTCTCTTATTGAGAAATATGCCAGTTCTGGGGACTTTAGGTCTTTAGAGATGGTTTTTGATAGAATGAAGTGTGAACAAAGAGTCTTTATTGAGAAGAGTTTTATCTTAGTATTTAGAGCTTATGGAAAAGCCTGTTTGCCTGAAAAAGCTGTTGAATTGTTTGAAAGAATGGTGGATGAGTTTCAATGTAAACGGACTGTGAAGTCGTTTAATTCTGTTCTTAATGTGATAGTTCAGACAGGGTTATATCGTCGTGCATTGGATTTTTATGCTGATGttgtaaataataggaatatTAAGCCGAATgtgctttcttttaatttagTTATTAAGACCTTTTGTAAGCTTCGGATGGTCGATAGAGCTATCGAGCTGTTTAGAGAAATGCCTACCTGGAAATGTGAACCGGATGTTTATACGTATTGTACTTTGATGGATGGGTTGTGCAAAGATGACCGGATTGATGAGGCAGTTATTCTTTTTGATGAAATGCAGATAGAGGGATGTTTTCCTATTCCGTTAACATTTAATGTGTTGATTCATGGACTTTGTCGGAAAGGTGACTTGGCTCGAGCTGCAAAGCTTGTGGATAACATGTTTCTTAAAGGTTGTGTTCCGAATGAAGTGACTTATAACACACTTATACATGGTTTGTGTCTGAAAGGTAAGTTGGAGAAAGCTGTTAGTTTATTGGATAGAATGGTGTCGAATAAGTATGTGCCAACTGATGTAACATATGGAACGATTATCAACGGGTTCGTTAAGCAAGGAAGAGCAACTGATGGTGTGCAGATTTTGTTGGCAATGCAGGAGAAAGGGCGAATTGCAAATGAATATGTCTACTCAGCACTACTAAGTGGGTTGTTCAAGGAGGGAAAACCTGAAGAGGCATTAAAAATATGGAGGGAAATGATTGAAAAGGGAGTGAAACCAAATACAGTTGCTTATTCTGCTTTAATAGATGGCTTGTGTCGAGAAGGCAGACCTGACGAAGCTAAGGAGATCCTTTCTGAGATGATTAAAATGGGTTGCAATCCCAATGCTTACACTTACTGCTCTATGATGAAAGGTTATTTTAAAGCCGGCGATAGCAACAAGGCTGTATTTTTATGGAAAGAAATGGCAACTAGTGGTATCACATGCAATGAAATCTGCTACAGTGTACTCATCCATGGACTGTGTCAAGATGGGAAGCTCAAAGAGGCTATGATGGGGTGGAAGCACATGTTAGGCAAAGGGTTCGTCCCTGATGCCGTGGCTTATAGTTCAGTGATTCACGGCCTTTGTAATGCTGGTTCTGTAGACCAGGGATTGAAACTCTTCAATGAGATGCTATATAGAGGATCTGGTTCTCAGCCTGACGTAATAGCATTTAACATAGTTCTTAGTGCTTTATGCAAGGTGGACAGAGTTTCTCTAGCAATTGATCTTTTGAATACCATGTTGGATCGAGGTTGTGATCCTGACTCTATTACAtgtaatattttcttgaaaactttAAATGAAAAAGCAAATCCATCCCAAGATGCGGAAGACTTTCTGGATAAGTTGGTGTGGCAACTGTACAGGCGGCAGAGAATTTTAGGAGCTTCAAGAATTATAGAAGTGATGcttcaaaaatttctttatcCCAAGTCCTCTACTTGGGAAATGATTATTCGAGAACTCTGCAAACCGAAGAAGGTTCAAGGAGCTATTAACAAGTGTTGGAGTGACCTTTTCATCTGA